The following proteins are encoded in a genomic region of Maniola jurtina chromosome 17, ilManJurt1.1, whole genome shotgun sequence:
- the LOC123873582 gene encoding general transcription factor IIH subunit 5, translating into MVNVMKGVLVECDPAMKQFLLHLDETLALGRKFILQDLDETHLFISSDIVDTLQARVDDLMDQLSIPVHDKGL; encoded by the exons ATGGTGAATGTTATGAAAGGCGTTCTTGTTGAATG TGATCCAGCAATGAAACAGTTTCTCCTGCATCTGGACGAGACCCTTGCGTTGGGCAGAAAGTTTATCTTGCAAGACCTGGACGAGACACATCTGTTCATATCCTCAGACATTGTGGACACTTTGCAGGCCCGTGTTGATGATTTGATGGACCAACTGAGTATCCCAGTACATGATAAAGGATTATAA
- the LOC123873575 gene encoding meiotic nuclear division protein 1 homolog, protein MSKKRGLSADEKKIRMLEIFHKSKDFFQLKELEKIAPKEKGITMQSVKEVVQSLVDDHLVDSEKIGTSIYFWSFPSKAKNTKKRKLQGLQSELDETTKKLKKTEDSIITESIGREPSDERTELLATLEQLTKRANELKKEVQKYRDCDPEYIAQVKTEIEDLKTATNRWTENIFIIKSYIKNTFQIENETIDQSFNIPSDMDYVEN, encoded by the exons ATGTCTAAGAAAAGAGGATTAAGCGCTGATGAAAAGAAGATTAGGATGTTGGAAATATTCCATAAGAGCAAGGATTTCTTCCAATTGAAG GAATTGGAGAAAATAGCTCCTAAAGAGAAAGGCATAACAATGCAATCAGTCAAGGAGGTGGTGCAAAGTCTAGTTGATGACCATTTGGTGGACTCTGAGAAAATTGGCACCTCTATCTACTTCTGGTCTTTTCCAAG taaagcAAAGAATACCAAGAAAAGAAAGCTTCAAGGTTTGCAAAGTGAACTAGATGAAACAAcaaagaaattgaaaaaaactGAAGACTCCATTATCACAGAATCG ATTGGACGAGAACCGAGTGATGAAAGAACTGAGCTTCTGGCAACTCTAGAACAGCTCACAAAACGTGCAAATGAACTCAAAAAAGAAGTACAAAAATATAGAGACTGTGACCCAGAGTATATAGCTCAAGTGAAAACGGAAATTGAA GATTTGAAAACTGCAACAAACAGATGGACGGAAAATATCTTCATAATCAAGTCATACATTAAGAACACATTCCAAATAGAGAATGAAACTATTGACCAAAGCTTCAATATACCATCTGATATGGATTACGTAGAAAACTAG